GGCCTCGAAGCTCTCGGGTAAGGCTTATAGAAAGGTTCATGAAATGAATTAAGCTTTACCTTTTTTTTAAAACTTCCGGTGGTTTTGTTGTCCTTCACTTTAACAGCCCAATCCCAAATCAACCTCTTTAGTATAGGTAAATGGTGTTTACTCTTCATTATCCTAATCCTTCGAGGTTCTGTGTAAGTATATAAACCTTTTGCTTTAGATATTATCATTATGATACGCAGTCTCTATGCATTGTAATCTTTTACAGATGTACTTTGTGTTTTTACCTGGAGGTATATTGTTATGATTACAAATCTAAACTAAATGTTTATAATAATCAAAGTTTTTAAAAACGAAATGCTTAACTATGGGGAAAGATTCTGGTCAAAAAGACATCACGCTGCGGTTTATTGAAGTATATAATCATTTGGCGGAAATCAATCCGGTCTACAGAAACAAGAGCGAGTTTGCCCGTCAGATGAACGAACACGTACAAACACTCAATGCAGTACTCAACGGACGTAGAGAAACCTCTATCACCTTTCTTAATAAGTTGTTTCACACTTTTAAAGTAAATCCTCTGTATATTTTTTTTGGTAAAGGTAATATGCTTTTACCCGAAAGTGATGAATTTACTGATGACAACGAAAAAGAAGTAAAAAGGCTGGAAGAGATGGTTAGAATGCTGGAAAAAGATATCAGCAACAAAGAAATTGTGATTACAGCTAAAGATGAAACAATTTCTGCTCAGAAAAACGAAAACAATACCTTGATAGAGCAAATAAAACTGCTTAAGTCAAAAACAGAGGTATCATAGATGTGATTAGTTTTGTTTGAGGGGCACAAAACATACTAGAGGATATTTATTATTGATAGCTTGTTTATCAGAGAGTTAGTATTAGCTCTCTGTTTTTTTATGCTTTTCTCAAAAAAGTACCTAATAAAAAAAGAGGCCAGCAACTGACCTCTTTTTTTATATTAGTAAATCTATATTTTCTAAGTTACATTTCTTTTTCATCAGCGTTCTTTCTTGCTTGACTTGCTTCTGCTTCTTCTACACCGTGGGTCAGTGCCTTCAGTTTTTTCAGGAAGATAATCAGCAGTAAGCCAAATACGGTAGTAAATATAGTGATGTATAAGAAGGTTTTTAGTTCCAGCGCATTTTGCACCTCATCTATTACCACAGTACCTTTATAATTTTTTCCATCGCCTTTAGGTGATTCACCCTCTTTTACTTTGTCTTTTTTCGACAAACTAACTTTAAAGTGCATGGGTTCTTTAGCGGTTACCTCTTCTTCTTTCAGGGTTTCACGCAGGCGATTTGAACTTTCTTTATCTAACTCAAAGAGAGGAGTAATTTCTTTTTTGTTGTCTTCAAGGTTTTTCATTACCACTTGGTTGTTTTCCATGTATACTTGCCCCTTAAAGTTGATGTTTTTGTCCTTCGCAAGCGATGTAGTAATGCGGGCGTAAGGCTTTAGCTCACTGGGTGAGGCCTTTAATTCGATGTTGATAGGCTTTACCTGTGACGCTTCACCTACCAATCCGGCCAGCTTATTACCAAAGCCGGTAGAAGCAAAGTAAACCCCCATCATAATAGAAGCGTAGCGTGCTGGGGCAAGTTTGGTAATAAACGACAGAGATACAGGAGAAGAAGACAGCTCACCAACAGTATGGAGTAAATATGCCAGAATTAACCAAATCATGGCGCCTTTACCAAATGGTTCCTGGCCAGCTTGTACTGAAGCGGCCGCCATTGCAAAAAAACCAAATCCCATGATAATGGTTCCTATGGCCATTTTAAATAAGGAAGACGACTCTTTGCCTTTGCGTTGGCGAGTTGCCCAAAAGCTGGCAACTGCTACTCCTAATGTAATGATAAAGAATGAGTTGGCAGCTTGAAATACACCAGCAGGTATTTCCCAGCCAAAGAATATCCGGTCAATTTTGTTTTGAGCGTAAATATTCATTAAGCCACCTGCTTGCTCAAAAGCACCCCAGAATACTATAATAATAATGAATGACAGGAATAATACTACTAAACGGTCTTTCTCTACTTTAGTCAGTGGCTGGTTACGATTAGAGCCTTCTATTTTTACAGGTGGTTTGTAGTCTCCAATACCCCTCAGGTATTTTTGCCCCCAAACAAACAATATTTGACCAAATAACATGCCTATACCAGCCAAACCAAAACCATAATGCCAACCATATTCACTGGCTACCAAAGGTACAATCAGCGAAGAAAGGAATGCTCCCAGGTTGATGCCTATATAAAATAATGTAAATCCTCGGTCACGACGTGGGTCACCAGCTTTGTATAGCCCACCCACAATGGTAGAAATATTAGGCTTTAGACCACCAACACCTATGACTATCAGTACTAAACCTGCATAAAAAGCGGTAATATTTTGGATCGCAAGTACTCCGTGTCCAGCACAAAGAATCAGCCCCCCAATGAGCACCGTTTTCTTTTGCCCCAGCCATCGGTCGGCAATAATACCCCCAGGAATCCCCATTACGTACACCATCATAGTATACCAGCCGTATAGGGCAAGTGCATCAACATTAGACCAACCCAAGCCGCCCTTTTCTACTGGTGCAATAATAAAAAGTACTAAAATGGCGCGCATTCCATAATAACTGAACCGCTCCCACATCTCTGTAAAGAAGAGTACAGCTAACCCTACCGGAT
This is a stretch of genomic DNA from Microscilla marina ATCC 23134. It encodes these proteins:
- a CDS encoding peptide MFS transporter, which codes for MSKSADKAFLGHPVGLAVLFFTEMWERFSYYGMRAILVLFIIAPVEKGGLGWSNVDALALYGWYTMMVYVMGIPGGIIADRWLGQKKTVLIGGLILCAGHGVLAIQNITAFYAGLVLIVIGVGGLKPNISTIVGGLYKAGDPRRDRGFTLFYIGINLGAFLSSLIVPLVASEYGWHYGFGLAGIGMLFGQILFVWGQKYLRGIGDYKPPVKIEGSNRNQPLTKVEKDRLVVLFLSFIIIIVFWGAFEQAGGLMNIYAQNKIDRIFFGWEIPAGVFQAANSFFIITLGVAVASFWATRQRKGKESSSLFKMAIGTIIMGFGFFAMAAASVQAGQEPFGKGAMIWLILAYLLHTVGELSSSPVSLSFITKLAPARYASIMMGVYFASTGFGNKLAGLVGEASQVKPINIELKASPSELKPYARITTSLAKDKNINFKGQVYMENNQVVMKNLEDNKKEITPLFELDKESSNRLRETLKEEEVTAKEPMHFKVSLSKKDKVKEGESPKGDGKNYKGTVVIDEVQNALELKTFLYITIFTTVFGLLLIIFLKKLKALTHGVEEAEASQARKNADEKEM
- a CDS encoding helix-turn-helix domain-containing protein, translated to MGKDSGQKDITLRFIEVYNHLAEINPVYRNKSEFARQMNEHVQTLNAVLNGRRETSITFLNKLFHTFKVNPLYIFFGKGNMLLPESDEFTDDNEKEVKRLEEMVRMLEKDISNKEIVITAKDETISAQKNENNTLIEQIKLLKSKTEVS